Proteins from a single region of Takifugu rubripes chromosome 4, fTakRub1.2, whole genome shotgun sequence:
- the LOC101071945 gene encoding SLAM family member 9-like translates to MFAGQPVLPLLLLAAVSYAAEQTVFCPVGDTITLSLVLPMSERISRILWKYDRDMVADWTHGHFLSYGRFKDRTTVDNTTGLLEIRSGMTEDSGRYEMEVNNRLHDLVYEVKVIKRVPKPIVWIQPLKCCPSSLQCTLSCDGSTEGAEPITYSWASAKLFPITNNTANVATFSCRMENPISHQESDPKANPFFPEDKSQPIITTIIACVIIVVAIVIIGLLVWYRNRISTLFCQTCPHSSYAVPTTSRK, encoded by the coding sequence ATGTTTGCGGGGCAACCGGTGCTGCCATTGTTGTTGCTGGCAGCTGTCAGCTACGCAGCAGAACAGACGGTGTTTTGCCCGGTTGGCGATACGATAACGTTGAGTCTGGTTCTTCCCATGTCTGAGAGAATCAGCAGAATTCTGTGGAAATACGACAGAGATATGGTGGCAGACTGGACCCACGGACACTTTCTATCTTATGGAAGGTTTAAAGACCGTACGACGGTGGACAATACGACCGGGCTTTTGGAAATTAGAAGCGGAATGACAGAAGATTCTGGGAGGTACGAAATGGAAGTCAACAACAGGCTCCATGACCTGGTCTACGAGGTGAAGGTGATCAAAAGAGTCCCCAAACCCATCGTATGGATCCAGCCGCTGAAATGTTGCCCCAGCTCTCTTCAGTGTACTTTGAGCTGCGACGGCTCTACCGAAGGGGCCGAACCCATCACCTACAGCTGGGCGTCGGCGAAACTGTTTCCGATAACTAACAATACGGCGAACGTTGCAACGTTCTCATGTCGGATGGAGAACCCCATCAGCCACCAAGAGAGCGACCCGAAAGCTAACCCGTTCTTTCCGGAAGACAAATCGCAGCCCATCATTACCACCATCATAGCGTGTGTGATTATTGTGGTTGCCATAGTTATAATTGGGTTGCTGGTCTGGTATAGAAATCGAATCAGTACTTTGTTTTGTCAGACGTGCCCACATTCCAGTTATGCAGTGCCCACCACCAGCAGAAAATAA
- the slc22a15 gene encoding solute carrier family 22 member 15 isoform X2, whose product MDVEEAFRTVGEFGPYQKQAVAIIVLTQVYMAFQSMLIVLIGSTPEYHVEQQQVPSSSQELVQRVVFTEDFDSIVTEWFLVKQQAYKVNLAGSLFFAGLLVGNIVFGPLSDRIGRRPVYLSGLFLEVVFGYVTAFAPSYEEYVGKSYWAMTGTLTSLCFAIGIALFAALGYLIRPWRNLTTAANSFGVLFFLLSVTLPESPRWLYCQGQTDRAEQVLRHMAMRNGNTVTNLMLQRVVAAKVSSPTKRQTGLLQLVVHPVLRIRTVVLMYVWYSCSLVYYGLTLGAGDSSGSRYMNVAMYGLVEVPAYPLCMYFINKHWAGRRKSMSSFLCLSGSACFCTVLIPDNTGSVLSVTLLALLGKLMVSAAFNIAYIYTSELYPTVIRNAGLGVCSMSCRVGGIMAPFVPSMRVLHSSVPFTVFSLSGLSAGCLGLMLPETLNGPTAETLDELTGPTGSRVLENKALLYEHDK is encoded by the exons ATGGATGTAGAAGAAGCTTTTCGGACCGTTGGCGAGTTTGGACCATACCAGAAGCAAGCGGTTGCCATTATTGTGTTGACTCAG GTCTACATGGCCTTCCAGTCTATGCTGATCGTTCTGATTGGATCCACACCTGAGTACcatgtggagcagcagcaggtcccaTCCAGCTCACAAGAGCTGGTCCAGAGGGTCGTGTTCACAGAGGACTTCGACTCCATTGTGACTGAG TGGTTCCTTGTCAAGCAGCAGGCTTACAAGGTGAATCTGGCTGGTTCACTCTTCTTTGCTGGGCTTCTGGTTGGGAACATCGTCTTTGGGCCGCTCTCTGACAGGATTGGCAGGAGACCGGTCTACCTGTCAG GGCTGTTTCTGGAGGTGGTTTTTGGATATGTGACCGCCTTCGCACCCAGCTATGAG GAGTACGTTGGTAAATCCTACTGGGCCATGACGG GGACACTGACCAGTTTGTGTTTTGCCATTGGCATCGCTCTGTTTGCTGCTTTGGGCTACTTGATCCGACCGTGGAGGAATCTGACCACCGCAGCCAACTCTTTTGGTGTCCTGTTCTTCTTGTTGTCTGT AACTCTGCCCGAGTCTCCCCGTTGGCTGTACTGTCAGGGTCAGACAGACCGAGCTGAGCAG GTCCTGCGTCACATGGCAATGAGGAATGGAAACACTGTCACAAACTTAATGCTGCAGCGTGTAGTTGCTGCTAAAGTCTCGAGTCCTACAAAGAGACAAACGGGACTCCTGCAGCTGGTGGTCCATCCGGTCCTCCGGATCAGAACAGTGGTGCTCATGTATGTGTG GTACTCCTGCAGTTTGGTGTACTACGGTCTTACTCTGGGAGCTGGCGACTCTTCTGGGAGCCGCTACATGAATGTGGCCATGTATGGTTTGGTGGAGGTCCCTGCATACCCTCTCTGCATGTACTTCATCAACAAACACTG GgctggaaggaggaagagcatgtcaagttttctgtgtctgtctggTTCTGCCTGCTTCTGTACAGTTCTGATCCCCGATAACACAG GTTCTGTGCTCAGCGTAACCTTACTGGCTCTACTGGGAAAGCTGATGGTCAGCGCTGCTTTCAACATTGCCTACATTTACACCTCTGAGCTGTACCCCACCGTGATCAG GAACGCTGGTTTAGGAGTTTGTTCAATGTCGTGCAGAGTAGGAGGAATCATGGCTCCATTCGTTCCTTCTATG CGGGTCCTCCATTCCTCTGTCCCCTTCACTGTCTTCTCTCTGAGTGGTCTCTCTGCTGGATGTCTCGGCCTTATGCTGCCTGAAACCCTAAACGGTCCCACAGCAGAAACTTTGGACGAGCTCACCGGCCCGACAGGCAGCCGAGTTCTGGAAAACAAG GCTCTGCTGTACGAACatgacaaataa
- the slc22a15 gene encoding solute carrier family 22 member 15 isoform X1, translating to MDVEEAFRTVGEFGPYQKQAVAIIVLTQVYMAFQSMLIVLIGSTPEYHVEQQQVPSSSQELVQRVVFTEDFDSIVTEWFLVKQQAYKVNLAGSLFFAGLLVGNIVFGPLSDRIGRRPVYLSGLFLEVVFGYVTAFAPSYEVFAASRLLVGLMNGGISVVCFVLVQEYVGKSYWAMTGTLTSLCFAIGIALFAALGYLIRPWRNLTTAANSFGVLFFLLSVTLPESPRWLYCQGQTDRAEQVLRHMAMRNGNTVTNLMLQRVVAAKVSSPTKRQTGLLQLVVHPVLRIRTVVLMYVWYSCSLVYYGLTLGAGDSSGSRYMNVAMYGLVEVPAYPLCMYFINKHWAGRRKSMSSFLCLSGSACFCTVLIPDNTGSVLSVTLLALLGKLMVSAAFNIAYIYTSELYPTVIRNAGLGVCSMSCRVGGIMAPFVPSMRVLHSSVPFTVFSLSGLSAGCLGLMLPETLNGPTAETLDELTGPTGSRVLENKALLYEHDK from the exons ATGGATGTAGAAGAAGCTTTTCGGACCGTTGGCGAGTTTGGACCATACCAGAAGCAAGCGGTTGCCATTATTGTGTTGACTCAG GTCTACATGGCCTTCCAGTCTATGCTGATCGTTCTGATTGGATCCACACCTGAGTACcatgtggagcagcagcaggtcccaTCCAGCTCACAAGAGCTGGTCCAGAGGGTCGTGTTCACAGAGGACTTCGACTCCATTGTGACTGAG TGGTTCCTTGTCAAGCAGCAGGCTTACAAGGTGAATCTGGCTGGTTCACTCTTCTTTGCTGGGCTTCTGGTTGGGAACATCGTCTTTGGGCCGCTCTCTGACAGGATTGGCAGGAGACCGGTCTACCTGTCAG GGCTGTTTCTGGAGGTGGTTTTTGGATATGTGACCGCCTTCGCACCCAGCTATGAGGTGTTTGCCGCCTCTCGTCTGCTGGTTGGGCTGATGAACGGAGGTATAAGTGTGGTCTGTTTTGTCCTCGTGCAGGAGTACGTTGGTAAATCCTACTGGGCCATGACGG GGACACTGACCAGTTTGTGTTTTGCCATTGGCATCGCTCTGTTTGCTGCTTTGGGCTACTTGATCCGACCGTGGAGGAATCTGACCACCGCAGCCAACTCTTTTGGTGTCCTGTTCTTCTTGTTGTCTGT AACTCTGCCCGAGTCTCCCCGTTGGCTGTACTGTCAGGGTCAGACAGACCGAGCTGAGCAG GTCCTGCGTCACATGGCAATGAGGAATGGAAACACTGTCACAAACTTAATGCTGCAGCGTGTAGTTGCTGCTAAAGTCTCGAGTCCTACAAAGAGACAAACGGGACTCCTGCAGCTGGTGGTCCATCCGGTCCTCCGGATCAGAACAGTGGTGCTCATGTATGTGTG GTACTCCTGCAGTTTGGTGTACTACGGTCTTACTCTGGGAGCTGGCGACTCTTCTGGGAGCCGCTACATGAATGTGGCCATGTATGGTTTGGTGGAGGTCCCTGCATACCCTCTCTGCATGTACTTCATCAACAAACACTG GgctggaaggaggaagagcatgtcaagttttctgtgtctgtctggTTCTGCCTGCTTCTGTACAGTTCTGATCCCCGATAACACAG GTTCTGTGCTCAGCGTAACCTTACTGGCTCTACTGGGAAAGCTGATGGTCAGCGCTGCTTTCAACATTGCCTACATTTACACCTCTGAGCTGTACCCCACCGTGATCAG GAACGCTGGTTTAGGAGTTTGTTCAATGTCGTGCAGAGTAGGAGGAATCATGGCTCCATTCGTTCCTTCTATG CGGGTCCTCCATTCCTCTGTCCCCTTCACTGTCTTCTCTCTGAGTGGTCTCTCTGCTGGATGTCTCGGCCTTATGCTGCCTGAAACCCTAAACGGTCCCACAGCAGAAACTTTGGACGAGCTCACCGGCCCGACAGGCAGCCGAGTTCTGGAAAACAAG GCTCTGCTGTACGAACatgacaaataa